TGTAGTTTTTAATGccagattaaaaaaggaaattgtaaatgtaatatCTTTAATACAGAGAAAACAACCATTCACAaatcacaataacaaaaaacaataggttcctctgtcccattctgggacatcggaccctAATAATAACTATAAATAATATCACCACCACCTCCCACCCCCAACAagtataaaatagaaaaattccCAACAACAGATATAAAATACTtgaaatatatactttttttaaaaacttaaaaatatctattatttacagttatttacaaatttacaaactATTTTACAAATAGCAAATTCAGCCCTGTGATGAGTGGAGTAAAGAGGTTCCTCATTTCcaactttatttactttttgccATAATTGCGCTCCTCCAGTAAAGCCCTCCACTCATCATAGGACTGAGTCTCAGTCTCTTCTCAATACCAGTTGCCAAAATACTGGCGATGTGTAGGAGGGTTCCTGTCCTTTTTGCACTTGCTGCAAACTATAGTGTCtttctttttggtgtattttcttttaaaaatacctgACTGCTCTGCctccatttttcttttcctaTACTGCTGTGTGGTGTAGGGAACCGCTTGAGGTGTTACCTGTGTCTGAAATGTTAGAGGGGAAGTAATTAAGGGTTTTGGAGGGGCAGGTGGAACAGGATGAAAAAAGAGCAAtgtctgtggtggtggtggtggctgAGATGGTGGTCTTCCTTTAAGTTGTGCCTGCCCAGCAGTGTTCGGTGGCAGCACAAAAGGATGAGGGTGAGCTAAAGAGccaaatgtaaaagtttgtcctTTCTGCAGGGCAGGTGGAAGTCTTGATGGAGCTGCCATTGGGGCCTGTAAAGCTGGAAGACCCTGCTTTAAAATATCCTGCTCCTGTGCCTTGCACcgcctacagtacctatgaaaacacaaaataatttatatgaaaacaaaagtttctacattgtaaaatgcacaaaaaatgtaatcttgCTTTTGATGTGATTTACATAAGACAAATATGTCCCCGAGGCCTTAATCTGGAATATCTGATAAAGTttcataaacaacaaaaaaaaagtctcataaTTAGTGGTCAACAAAATCAGCTCtacataaaatatgtatatttatataaatcctACTCACCACTGTGAAACTGTTGCAGCATTTACTTCAGGCAGCTGTATAGTGGTCTCGCTCATCAGCCTGGCGTTTGTGACTACGCACTCCCTGATGTTTTTGTACGTGCGTATCACCACAGTGTATCTtgacagcttctttccctcacagCGCACAGTGCTCGGGTAGATGGCAAAAAGCTTGACAAAGATGGCCTCAACCACTCTGTTGCAGTCGGGCCACTGTGCAGGACTGTGAGCCACGATGAAAGACCTgtagttaaaaataatgtatgctttaaaaacattacaataatgtgtgacttacattatatttaacttttttttacataaccCAGATATTGTGTTTTCCTAGTTTAATTCACCTTTTGGTGCTCTCCACACCTGGAGCCACAATCTTCTTCGTAGCCCGGAATCGTCCCTTGCTCAGGCTGGTCTGGTGTCGAGCTGggtagacagttttttttttgtcatactcCCCCAGTTCCTGCCACAGAGCAATGACCTGACTACATTCCTCCTGAGTCAGCGCAAGACGGTGGTCTCTTAGTCCAGCCAAGTAATCAGCCAGATCCTGCACTGCGCCATA
This window of the Gouania willdenowi unplaced genomic scaffold, fGouWil2.1 scaffold_358_arrow_ctg1, whole genome shotgun sequence genome carries:
- the LOC114459849 gene encoding formin-like protein 8; its protein translation is MSETTIQLPEVNAATVSQWYCRRCKAQEQDILKQGLPALQAPMAAPSRLPPALQKGQTFTFGSLAHPHPFVLPPNTAGQAQLKGRPPSQPPPPPQTLLFFHPVPPAPPKPLITSPLTFQTQVTPQAVPYTTQQYRKRKMEAEQSGIFKRKYTKKKDTIVCSKCKKDRNPPTHRQYFGNWY